One stretch of Pseudoalteromonas shioyasakiensis DNA includes these proteins:
- the erpA gene encoding iron-sulfur cluster insertion protein ErpA, which translates to MSDELPIKFSDAAAVRVKQLIEEEENPDLKLRVYVTGGGCSGFQYGFTFDEKANPGDLEIVKNGVTLVVDPMSIQYLVDGTVDYTEGLEGARFFVNNPNATTTCGCGASFSV; encoded by the coding sequence ATGTCAGATGAGTTGCCAATCAAGTTCAGCGATGCAGCGGCTGTTCGTGTTAAACAGTTAATCGAAGAAGAAGAGAATCCAGATCTTAAACTGCGTGTTTACGTAACGGGCGGTGGTTGCTCAGGATTTCAATATGGTTTTACTTTTGATGAAAAAGCTAACCCTGGCGATTTAGAAATTGTAAAAAATGGTGTGACACTAGTTGTTGATCCCATGAGTATTCAATATCTGGTTGATGGTACTGTTGATTACACTGAAGGGCTTGAAGGTGCACGCTTTTTTGTGAATAACCCGAATGCAACAACTACCTGTGGTTGCGGAGCCAGCTTCAGCGTTTAA
- a CDS encoding CopD family protein produces the protein MTALLVYKTFHVFFMIAWFAGIFYLPRLFVYHAMSEEKACNSMLKVMERRLLYFVTPFAVLTLVFGVLTIFEYGRDWFRYSMWLHYKLVLVIILYIYHGYCFKLLADFKHDRNTRSDRFYRIFNEVPVLILLAIVALAIIKPNL, from the coding sequence ATGACTGCACTATTAGTTTATAAAACTTTCCACGTATTTTTTATGATTGCTTGGTTTGCAGGTATTTTTTACCTGCCAAGACTATTTGTATACCATGCAATGAGTGAAGAAAAAGCCTGCAACTCAATGCTTAAAGTAATGGAGCGTCGTTTACTTTATTTTGTTACACCGTTTGCCGTTTTAACACTGGTGTTTGGCGTACTCACTATTTTTGAATATGGCCGTGATTGGTTTAGATATAGCATGTGGCTGCACTACAAACTTGTGTTAGTAATTATTCTTTACATCTACCATGGCTACTGCTTTAAATTACTGGCTGACTTTAAGCATGACCGTAATACACGAAGCGATCGCTTTTACCGTATTTTTAATGAAGTTCCAGTACTCATCCTTTTAGCTATAGTGGCACTGGCAATTATTAAACCTAACTTATAA
- a CDS encoding TonB-dependent receptor, giving the protein MKNNFSKTFKRSFTAAAVAMTLSAAMPAMADNVNGAIKGNIVTQTGVSLAGATITITDKSKGYEKTLIADANGQFNLNQVPVGKYNVTVSQAGFEKAQINDVIIGVGKTALLEIPLVEGNIERIAVVGGAVRAVDVSVTESSLNISSEELELLPVARSLTSVALLAPGATEGDSRFGDQASFGGSSVAENAYYVNGLNMTNFRNGLGGATIPFSAYDSFQIKTGGYSSEFGRTTGGLISAVTKSGTNNFHFGVESIYSPDSLREQAPNSVYLQNDRCEAADGHCIGDLFVNNQDDYVNSFETNIYASGALIEDTLFFYGIYTFRDIEQEYGNASQTSLTKEKDDDPYYLARIDWNINDDHQLMLWGFSDERTYSESTIEDPNGVGNYTVDGGTAYHKRGGESFAVRYTGNLTDDLSMSAMYGEVKFSETDYSDFDDCPTGYDADLGVDTTCYVNFTVGANEDKREQLRVDFDWYLNDEHTLRFGYDSETNTSDATTINSGGIYYYYRTYEEGARLPNGYILPEEMKTTRVRNYKNGGAFEVENWAIYIEDQWAVTDNLTLTLGLRNDSFTNYNADGDEFVSIDNQIAPRLGASWDINGDGDSKLFITAGRYYLPVAANTNIRLAGAETYIHTWYEYEGLNADGTPVGLSNQLGDIAISNGGDGTAKPSNTLADKDLEPMYNDEIIVGYQAAINDDWSWSIKGTYRTLGNQIDDGSYIFTDENGEKIGENWFLFNPGNGATFNFDLDGDGVTEEYSFTAEELGYPEAKRRYAAVDLSIEKSWDEVWSLKALYTWSHNYGNTEGFVKSDNGQDDAGLTQDWDYPYLMDGANGNLPADRRHNIKVYGAYAVTENFLVGANLNIASGRPWTALGAGYTPNPDLYDYGDTYYVGDKRYPRGSMGTTPWTARLDLNFTYNLHFNDQKVRFALDFFNIFDAATATRYDEVAEIAAGDDSATFGLAESYQSPRRVQLSASYDF; this is encoded by the coding sequence ATGAAAAACAACTTTTCAAAAACATTTAAGCGTTCATTCACAGCTGCAGCTGTTGCTATGACCTTAAGTGCAGCAATGCCTGCTATGGCTGACAATGTTAATGGTGCAATCAAAGGTAACATCGTTACTCAGACTGGCGTTTCTTTAGCTGGTGCAACAATCACCATTACCGATAAGTCAAAAGGTTATGAAAAAACTCTCATTGCAGATGCAAATGGCCAGTTTAATCTTAACCAAGTACCTGTTGGTAAATATAATGTAACAGTGTCACAGGCTGGTTTTGAAAAAGCACAGATCAACGATGTAATTATCGGTGTTGGTAAAACTGCACTACTCGAGATTCCATTGGTTGAAGGTAATATAGAACGTATTGCAGTTGTTGGTGGCGCAGTTCGTGCTGTTGACGTTTCGGTTACGGAATCATCATTGAACATTAGTTCAGAAGAACTTGAATTATTACCGGTTGCTCGTTCATTAACATCAGTTGCTTTACTAGCTCCTGGTGCAACTGAAGGTGATAGTCGCTTTGGTGATCAAGCATCATTCGGTGGCTCATCTGTCGCAGAAAACGCATATTACGTAAATGGTCTTAATATGACTAACTTCCGTAACGGTTTAGGTGGCGCAACCATCCCATTCTCAGCATATGATAGCTTCCAAATTAAGACTGGTGGTTATTCGTCTGAGTTTGGTCGAACAACTGGTGGCCTAATCTCTGCAGTAACAAAATCAGGTACAAATAACTTTCACTTTGGTGTTGAGTCAATTTACTCTCCTGATTCATTAAGAGAACAAGCACCAAATTCAGTTTACTTACAAAATGATCGTTGTGAGGCTGCTGATGGTCACTGTATTGGTGATTTATTTGTTAACAACCAAGATGACTATGTAAACTCATTTGAAACAAATATTTATGCTTCAGGTGCACTAATTGAAGATACGCTTTTCTTCTACGGAATTTATACATTCCGTGATATCGAACAAGAGTACGGTAATGCTTCTCAAACCTCTCTAACAAAAGAAAAAGATGATGACCCTTACTATCTAGCGCGTATTGACTGGAACATCAATGATGATCATCAATTAATGCTTTGGGGTTTTAGCGATGAACGCACATACTCAGAAAGCACAATCGAAGATCCTAATGGCGTTGGCAACTACACAGTAGATGGCGGTACAGCTTATCACAAACGCGGTGGTGAAAGTTTTGCAGTACGTTATACAGGTAACCTGACTGATGACTTAAGCATGTCTGCTATGTATGGTGAAGTTAAATTCTCAGAAACTGATTATTCTGACTTTGATGACTGCCCTACTGGCTATGACGCAGACTTAGGTGTTGATACTACCTGTTATGTAAACTTCACTGTAGGCGCCAATGAAGATAAGCGCGAGCAATTGCGCGTTGACTTTGATTGGTACTTAAATGATGAGCATACATTAAGATTTGGTTATGACTCAGAAACCAATACATCAGATGCAACTACGATTAACTCTGGTGGTATTTACTACTACTACAGAACATACGAAGAAGGTGCTCGCCTTCCAAACGGTTATATTCTTCCAGAAGAAATGAAAACAACTCGTGTACGTAACTATAAGAATGGTGGTGCATTCGAAGTTGAAAACTGGGCGATTTATATCGAAGATCAATGGGCTGTTACAGATAACTTAACGTTAACTTTAGGTCTACGTAATGACAGTTTCACAAACTACAATGCTGATGGCGATGAATTTGTATCTATTGATAACCAAATTGCGCCAAGATTAGGTGCATCTTGGGATATCAATGGTGACGGTGACAGTAAATTATTTATTACAGCAGGTCGATATTACTTACCTGTTGCTGCAAATACGAACATTCGCCTTGCAGGTGCCGAAACTTATATTCACACTTGGTACGAGTATGAAGGCCTTAATGCTGATGGTACTCCTGTTGGTTTGAGCAATCAATTAGGTGATATCGCTATTTCAAATGGTGGTGATGGCACAGCAAAACCTTCAAACACCCTAGCAGATAAAGATCTTGAGCCTATGTACAATGATGAAATCATTGTAGGTTATCAAGCAGCGATTAATGATGACTGGTCTTGGAGCATCAAAGGTACATACCGCACACTTGGTAATCAAATTGATGATGGCTCATACATCTTTACTGATGAAAATGGTGAAAAAATTGGTGAAAACTGGTTCCTATTTAACCCAGGTAATGGCGCAACATTTAATTTTGACTTAGATGGGGACGGTGTAACTGAAGAGTATAGCTTCACAGCTGAAGAGCTAGGTTATCCTGAAGCTAAACGTCGTTACGCTGCAGTTGACCTTTCAATTGAGAAAAGTTGGGATGAGGTGTGGTCTTTAAAAGCACTATACACTTGGTCACATAACTACGGTAACACAGAAGGTTTTGTTAAATCTGATAATGGTCAAGATGATGCTGGTTTAACACAAGACTGGGATTACCCTTATCTTATGGATGGTGCTAACGGTAACTTACCAGCAGACCGTCGTCACAATATTAAAGTTTACGGTGCATACGCAGTTACTGAAAACTTCTTAGTAGGCGCAAATCTAAATATTGCTTCTGGTCGTCCTTGGACAGCACTAGGTGCGGGCTATACACCAAACCCAGACTTATATGATTATGGCGATACTTATTATGTAGGTGATAAACGCTATCCTCGCGGCAGTATGGGAACAACTCCCTGGACAGCGCGATTAGATCTTAACTTTACGTACAACTTGCACTTTAATGACCAAAAAGTACGCTTCGCATTAGATTTTTTCAATATATTTGATGCAGCTACAGCAACTCGTTATGACGAAGTTGCTGAAATAGCGGCTGGTGATGACAGTGCAACATTTGGTTTAGCTGAAAGTTATCAATCTCCTCGTAGAGTCCAACTATCTGCTTCTTACGACTTTTAA
- a CDS encoding aspartate carbamoyltransferase, whose product MLSFQGENILSVNQLDRDCIERIFAVAKKMEPYAKKQKRTNVLEGAILANLFFEPSTRTRVSFGTAFNLLGGLVRETTGMQSSALAKGESLYDTARVISAYADAVAMRHPDAGSVSEFATGCDVPVINGGDGSNEHPTQALLDLLTIERELGRFDQGIDGMHIALVGDLKYGRTVHSLSKLLCHYKDVKFSMVAPGGLQMPDYILDAVDNAGHKIQVVDKMEGNLAADIVYQTRIQEERFPSQEEANKYRGGFRISQAIYNAHCKPNSVLMHPLPRDSRLEANELDNDLNSNDNLAIFRQVQNGVLIRMALFALTLDVADKVEQYEVDVPWFSRKRNS is encoded by the coding sequence ATGCTAAGTTTCCAAGGTGAAAATATCCTGTCGGTCAATCAGCTTGATCGAGATTGTATTGAACGTATTTTTGCAGTTGCTAAGAAAATGGAGCCTTATGCTAAAAAGCAAAAGCGCACCAATGTTTTAGAAGGCGCAATTTTAGCGAACTTGTTCTTTGAGCCAAGTACACGTACCCGTGTAAGCTTCGGCACTGCATTTAACTTACTTGGTGGCTTAGTTCGTGAAACCACGGGCATGCAAAGCTCTGCGTTAGCAAAAGGTGAGTCTTTATATGATACAGCTCGCGTAATCTCAGCGTATGCAGATGCAGTTGCAATGCGCCACCCAGACGCAGGCTCTGTTTCTGAATTTGCCACAGGTTGCGATGTACCTGTTATCAATGGCGGTGACGGTTCGAATGAGCACCCGACACAAGCCTTGCTTGACTTACTAACCATCGAACGTGAACTTGGTCGTTTCGACCAAGGTATCGACGGTATGCACATTGCCCTTGTAGGTGATTTAAAATATGGCCGTACTGTACATTCTCTATCTAAACTACTTTGTCATTATAAAGACGTAAAATTCTCTATGGTGGCACCTGGTGGCTTGCAAATGCCAGACTACATTTTGGATGCTGTTGATAACGCTGGTCATAAAATACAAGTAGTGGATAAAATGGAAGGCAACTTGGCGGCAGATATTGTGTATCAAACCCGTATCCAAGAGGAACGCTTCCCTTCACAAGAAGAAGCTAACAAATACCGTGGTGGTTTCCGTATCAGCCAAGCAATTTACAACGCACACTGTAAGCCCAACTCAGTACTGATGCACCCACTTCCTAGAGATAGCCGTTTAGAAGCAAACGAGCTAGATAACGATTTAAATAGCAACGACAACCTAGCAATTTTTCGCCAAGTACAAAATGGCGTGTTAATTCGCATGGCGTTGTTTGCTCTAACCTTAGATGTTGCCGACAAAGTTGAGCAATATGAAGTCGACGTGCCTTGGTTCAGCCGTAAACGTAATAGCTAA
- a CDS encoding diguanylate cyclase produces the protein MIEHFKLHFITDHLNSAQVIPADYDLLLVSASILIAIFASYISFLLSARIKHSYLKNESQVWTIMASCFLGIGIWGMHFVGMLAYNLPIPIEYNISITLVSILPSVFASYIVLSPALQTDKGLFFRSILMGAGIGCMHFVGMMAMVIPAKMAYEPWLFSLSILVAIVLSGIALKINDFRLAKGVHKTRMNLVVALIMGSAISGMHYIGMISMSVFETEYTTYVTNHDYSTLAQLIIFILAALSLLVLGVVELRARSLLSAKLKAVLSTVKDAVISFNNEGRIEFANPAVIHIFGYQPHDLIGKHIRTLIPENSIELDEILRDSQLSKKSAGKGTSRLLKGQRVNKKRFPITLAISSIGKKESGPYVATIKDLSDIRNQEAFTQTIFDNLPIMLFVKEAGHLTFSHVNKAGEQLLGKSKNQLIGLNDFDIFSNEQAVSFVQTDRDVLKGDDTLTIDENPITIDGNTHYLKTRKLAIKDSNGKAQYLLDVSEDVTELKQAKSELESLHQRMSMAADAAHIGIWEWNFDTNELIWDDWMHTLFEIPKSEFKGDYSAWANSLHPDEYEDVTNKLKLAILNGEEFHAEFQIVLPSGKTRYINADGRIYGNRMIGVNFDITKRVMAEKKIRQLAQTDHLTGLANRNALERFIKQEFARVEKTGSKVGCLYFDLDKFKPINDSHGHAMGDKVLVEVAKRLQDTASKTDCVARIGGDEFVVIVTDIESQAQINRALSRLICAIKAPIKSEFGDLQVEASVGFALYPDDAQSFDELLSMADKRMYNQKHHCFSCNVMSCK, from the coding sequence GTGATAGAGCACTTCAAGCTTCACTTTATAACTGATCACTTAAACAGTGCACAGGTCATTCCGGCAGACTACGATTTACTACTCGTTTCTGCTTCAATCCTCATAGCCATATTCGCTTCCTATATTTCTTTTTTATTATCTGCCCGTATCAAGCACTCTTATCTAAAAAATGAAAGTCAGGTCTGGACCATCATGGCTTCTTGCTTTTTAGGAATAGGGATTTGGGGAATGCACTTTGTTGGTATGCTTGCATATAACTTACCCATCCCTATTGAATACAATATTAGCATCACCTTGGTCTCAATTTTACCAAGTGTATTTGCCAGTTACATCGTACTATCCCCTGCCTTACAAACGGATAAAGGATTATTCTTCAGAAGTATTTTAATGGGTGCAGGAATCGGTTGTATGCATTTTGTTGGTATGATGGCGATGGTTATACCTGCAAAAATGGCCTATGAACCTTGGCTGTTCTCTTTGTCTATTCTCGTAGCTATTGTTTTATCAGGTATCGCACTAAAGATTAATGATTTTCGACTTGCCAAAGGCGTTCATAAAACACGAATGAATCTGGTCGTTGCCTTGATAATGGGCAGTGCAATCTCGGGGATGCATTACATCGGCATGATATCGATGTCGGTTTTTGAAACTGAATATACCACTTATGTTACGAACCATGACTACTCAACGTTAGCTCAACTTATTATTTTTATTCTTGCAGCATTAAGCCTGCTTGTACTGGGTGTTGTTGAGCTCAGAGCAAGGAGCTTGTTATCGGCAAAATTAAAAGCTGTGCTTAGTACGGTAAAAGATGCGGTTATTAGCTTTAATAATGAAGGGAGAATTGAATTTGCCAACCCTGCTGTTATCCACATTTTTGGTTACCAACCACACGACTTAATTGGTAAACATATTCGCACTCTCATACCGGAAAATTCTATAGAACTTGATGAAATTTTACGAGACTCACAGCTTAGCAAAAAAAGTGCTGGTAAAGGGACCAGCCGACTTTTAAAAGGACAACGAGTGAACAAAAAGCGGTTTCCTATAACTTTAGCAATCAGTTCAATTGGTAAAAAAGAGTCCGGACCTTATGTTGCAACCATAAAAGATCTCTCTGATATTCGAAATCAAGAAGCCTTTACGCAAACTATTTTCGATAATTTGCCAATTATGTTGTTTGTGAAAGAAGCTGGGCATTTAACATTTAGCCATGTAAATAAGGCCGGTGAGCAACTACTTGGTAAAAGTAAGAATCAACTAATCGGCTTAAATGACTTTGATATTTTTAGTAATGAACAAGCAGTCAGCTTCGTGCAAACCGATCGCGATGTATTAAAAGGAGATGACACCCTTACTATCGATGAAAATCCAATCACTATCGATGGCAATACTCACTACCTAAAAACCCGTAAACTCGCAATAAAAGACAGCAACGGTAAAGCACAATATTTACTGGATGTATCTGAAGATGTGACTGAATTAAAACAAGCTAAAAGCGAGCTTGAAAGCTTACACCAGCGTATGTCTATGGCAGCTGATGCCGCACATATTGGCATATGGGAATGGAACTTTGATACTAACGAACTGATTTGGGATGACTGGATGCATACCTTATTCGAGATCCCAAAATCAGAATTTAAAGGGGACTATTCAGCTTGGGCAAATAGCCTGCATCCAGATGAATATGAAGACGTGACCAACAAGCTAAAACTCGCGATCTTAAATGGCGAAGAGTTCCACGCAGAGTTTCAAATAGTTCTGCCTTCTGGCAAAACCCGCTATATCAATGCTGATGGCAGAATATACGGCAACCGTATGATTGGCGTTAATTTCGATATTACGAAACGAGTTATGGCAGAGAAAAAAATACGACAGCTGGCACAAACAGACCATCTTACTGGTTTAGCGAACCGAAATGCGCTTGAGCGTTTCATCAAACAAGAATTTGCTCGGGTTGAAAAGACAGGCTCTAAAGTAGGTTGCTTGTACTTTGATCTTGATAAGTTTAAGCCGATTAACGATAGCCATGGCCATGCTATGGGGGATAAAGTTTTGGTAGAGGTTGCCAAACGCTTACAAGATACAGCTAGCAAGACCGATTGCGTTGCACGCATTGGTGGAGATGAGTTTGTGGTTATTGTTACCGACATAGAGAGCCAAGCACAAATAAACCGTGCGCTATCACGCTTGATATGTGCAATTAAAGCGCCTATAAAATCTGAGTTTGGTGATTTGCAAGTTGAAGCGAGTGTTGGTTTTGCACTATACCCCGACGATGCTCAATCATTTGATGAATTGCTAAGCATGGCCGACAAACGCATGTATAACCAAAAGCATCACTGCTTTAGCTGTAATGTTATGAGCTGTAAATAA
- a CDS encoding transporter substrate-binding domain-containing protein — MENGGDAIAFLRSSLAKQSISLEVEYLPWQDAIKKAELTGYLGYYPAWPSEVMPGFIASPTILNSQIAVITTQSNPQDFENIEQLFSENKVGVVGPYTYPDVIKKVIKSYEDSIVKTTNDKELFHLMQTKQINFAISAPKVLNYFARQQNFPEPKIVTQFPDFPLVIGMRDNAENQAKITLLNDLFAGTSSLATNYSRPKKLLLTYIDIPRITPFKEIMADVYSDLNIKVQMQATPARRGVLLLNAGVVDGDIVRSKSNLKKFDNVIVVEPSLGIINLVLLCRKSRPCDRDILAKPNNRIISSIGDTEILSEFDIKAEIINNEDLSHTLKMLKKGRLDYALYPALNSDINIFQNDFSVVILRQLAINTVIHKKHAPLVDELSKAITARLPELTKQINNSTD; from the coding sequence ATGGAAAATGGCGGAGATGCCATCGCTTTTTTAAGAAGCTCGCTTGCTAAACAATCTATAAGTCTTGAGGTTGAATACTTACCTTGGCAGGATGCTATAAAAAAAGCCGAGTTAACAGGCTACCTTGGTTATTATCCTGCTTGGCCTTCAGAAGTAATGCCTGGTTTTATTGCCTCACCAACTATCTTAAACTCCCAAATAGCGGTTATTACTACCCAGTCAAACCCACAGGATTTTGAAAATATTGAACAGCTTTTTAGTGAAAATAAAGTAGGAGTTGTTGGGCCCTACACCTACCCTGATGTTATCAAAAAAGTAATCAAATCCTATGAAGACAGCATAGTAAAAACAACAAACGATAAAGAGTTGTTTCACTTAATGCAAACTAAGCAAATTAATTTTGCGATTAGTGCGCCAAAAGTTCTTAATTACTTTGCAAGGCAGCAGAACTTCCCAGAGCCAAAAATAGTGACTCAGTTTCCAGACTTCCCGTTAGTGATTGGTATGAGAGATAATGCGGAGAATCAGGCTAAAATCACTTTACTCAATGATTTATTTGCTGGCACTAGTTCTTTAGCAACAAACTACTCTCGGCCAAAAAAATTGTTGTTAACCTATATAGATATACCTCGCATCACGCCTTTTAAAGAAATAATGGCTGATGTTTATAGTGATTTAAATATCAAGGTTCAGATGCAAGCAACCCCGGCTAGAAGAGGCGTATTGCTATTGAACGCAGGCGTGGTTGACGGTGATATTGTGCGTTCAAAAAGCAACCTAAAAAAGTTCGACAACGTGATTGTCGTTGAGCCAAGTCTTGGCATTATAAACTTGGTACTTTTGTGTCGAAAATCAAGGCCATGTGACCGGGATATTTTAGCTAAACCAAATAATCGAATTATTAGTTCTATTGGTGATACCGAGATTCTCAGCGAGTTTGATATAAAGGCAGAAATTATTAATAACGAAGACTTAAGCCATACCCTTAAAATGTTAAAAAAAGGCCGTCTAGATTATGCGCTCTACCCTGCACTGAATAGCGATATCAACATTTTTCAAAATGACTTCTCTGTGGTTATCTTAAGACAATTGGCTATAAACACAGTTATTCATAAAAAACACGCACCGCTTGTAGATGAATTATCTAAAGCAATTACCGCTCGCTTACCTGAATTAACGAAGCAAATTAACAACAGCACAGATTAG